The following are encoded together in the Lathyrus oleraceus cultivar Zhongwan6 chromosome 3, CAAS_Psat_ZW6_1.0, whole genome shotgun sequence genome:
- the LOC127129725 gene encoding uncharacterized protein LOC127129725, which produces MNPERKSIHNYKFAEPQLAVLRGIGARLDLTHKDAFKEAYGNLLGILNTEVNITVVHTLVQFYDPPLRCFTFQDYQLASTLEEYSHILGIRIKNQVPYIRTKELPEHRDLDEALHMGKKEIELNLKPKGGIHGFTSKFLVDKAITFAEAGSWTTFNAHLALLIYGIVLFPNMEEFVDLVAIHIFLTQNPIPTLLADTYYSIHVRTQKKKGTIACCTPLLYRWFISHLPNKGPFFENKDNLKWSQRIMSLKAEDIPWYSQVYNGVKLILNCGDFPNVPLLGTKGGINYNPRLALR; this is translated from the coding sequence ATGAATCCCGAGAGAAAGAGCATCCATAATTACAAGTTTGCGGAACCTCAGTTGGCTGTATTGAGAGGAATTGGGGCACGTTTAGACCTGACTCACAAAGACGCCTTCAAGGAAGCGTATGGTAACCTTCTGGGTATTCTGAACACCGAGGTCAACATCACCGTTGTGCACACcttggtgcagttctacgatccacCACTAAGGTGCTTTACTTTCCAAGATTACCAGCTAGCGTCGACATTGGAAGAGTACTCTCATATTCTGGGTATTAGGATTAAGAACCAAGTGCCCTACATCCGCACTAAGGAACTTCCTGAACATCGAGATCTTGATGAAGCTCTACATATGGGAAAGAAGGAAATAGAATTGAACCTGAAGCCAAAGGGTGGAATCCATGGCTTCACCTCTAAGTTTCTCGTAGACAAAGCTATCACCTTCGCTGAAGCTGGGAGTTGGACGACCTTCAACGCCCATCTAGCTTTACTCatctatgggattgtcctgttTCCGAATATGGAGGAGTTCGTAGACTTGGTTGCTATTCACATCTTCTTGACTCAAAATCCGATTCCCACCCTTCTTGCTGATACTTACTATTCAATCCATGTGAGGACCCAAAAGAAGAAAGGGACTATTGCCTGTTGCACCCCTTTGCTGTATAGATGGTTTATCTCGCATCTACCCAACAAAGGTCCTTTCTTTGAGAACAAAGATAATTTGAAATGGTCCCAGCGGATCATGTCCTTAAAAGCCGAAGACATCCCTTGGTATTCTCAAGTATACAATGGTGTAAAGCTCATCCTCAATTGTGGGGATtttcctaatgtacctcttcttggtacaaaagGAGGGATCAACTACAACCCGAGGTTAGCATTGCGATAA